The Moorena producens PAL-8-15-08-1 genomic interval GATTTAAGTTTAATTTTGTAAGTCTCCCCACCGGTAACCATATCATTGATAAATCGTCTCACTTCCCTAAACCCACTCCCGTCTTCATTCCCATTGTTTTCTAATTCCGCTGAGGTCGCAAAAACTATAGGAGACTCAATATGTCGTTGACTAGCATACTCTTTAACTCTCTGAGTATTTCGGCTTAATTCTTCTGGTTTAGTTAAATCAGACTGTTGAAGTATAAAGACTACTTTTTTACGCCATTGCTCACTGACATAATCCAGGAGTTCCCAAGCTGTTTTATGATAGGGATTCTTAGCGAAGAATACAAAAAACACTAAATCACTATGAGGAATATAATTTTCAGTAATCTCTTGGTGGTTTTCCAGAATCGTATTCGTTCCGGGAGTATCGACAATTGATAACGTTTTCAAAATGTCAATGGGTAAACCAATTTTTCGTAAGGTTGGGCTAATCTCTTTTTCAAACTGCTCCTCTGAATAAACAATTTGTTGAATAACATCCGTACATGGCTCAACATCAGTTTTACAAATGTTTTCTTGAAGTAGGGCATTAATAAAGCTACTTTTTCCGGCTTTGACTTCTCCAACAATAACTAATAAAAACGGTTCATTACTATTTTTTTGTATCGTCCTGATTTTTGACTGTAATTCTGCTTTATTGATTTGACTAGCAAATTTATGCAAATCTTGTAATAGGTGATCAAGATCAAGTTTGTGGTTGTACAAGACTTGATCAATAATTTGATTGTTCATTAATTTTACTCCCCTAGATTAGACTATCCTATATTAGGACAAAAGAATTATTCAATTTTATAGCTATGGTAGATTGATTATAGTTACTTTAAAAGGATATCGCAAGGTAAAAACACTGATCAGGTAAGCCTTCAGCTCTCAGGTGTAAGCGCTCAGCCCTTGATTAGTAATTAATCATTAGTCATTGGTCATTTGTCTAATGTGTTCGGGAACGGAACATCGCATTATGAATCGGGGGGTAGAGTGCCAATGTTGACGAGACCCGAATCCCGTCATATCGTTTCCGTTTACATTGTCAATGGTAAACATTGATGAGGAGATGGTCAGATGGGAGGATGGGGAGAGAGTCAATTTAGGCAAATCCAAGTTGTCAACCGATGCTACCAAATTTGAGATCAGCTCCCAATTACGTTTTCCGCTAATTCGAGAAACTGCTCAGCATTGGTAATCTGCTCAGTAGCCTGTTGAGCAGTAACTGCATTTAGCTGTCCATAATCTCCAGCATTTCGCAAGTCCTGTGCATCGATCATGAATCTGTGAAACTCAACAGGCACTCTACCGGTACGGGCAAAGTCCCGACCAAAAGCTGAAATCACCGCAGCATGACTTGAGAAAGACATACCTTCACCTGCAAGAAATGCCTCGGCAATATAAAACATCGTATAGTAGGCGCGAGAGGCGGCATAGTCGGGGTAGCCATTATCCAACAACACTCTGGCAGCACCAAGGCTTTGACGCGCTTTTAACAATAAGTCGAGCTGTTCCGGACTCAAAATACTATGCCTTCTCTACGAATATTTCTCAATAGAGGACTAGTGTAGTGGGTGAATCGATATTCATCTATAAAAAGGCGGCTAATGACTTCATTATGCTCTAAGGACAACTGAGCTACCACATGACTGGTTCTTTTAATTTCTTCCCCTGGGTTAACTGTTCCCTTGAGAACAACTAAAACATCGATATCAGAGCCGAATTTCGCATCTCCACGAGCCTGTGAACCAAATAGTACCATTTTGAACAGGCGTTCGCCGTAAATTTTATCGAAGTGCTGACGCAGTTGAGGAAGAATAACCTTTAAAATCTCTCTCACGGTAACCAACTGAAATAGACAAAATTCGCTTATTGCTTATTGTTTCAGTTTAATCCCTCTT includes:
- a CDS encoding HEPN domain-containing protein — translated: MLKARQSLGAARVLLDNGYPDYAASRAYYTMFYIAEAFLAGEGMSFSSHAAVISAFGRDFARTGRVPVEFHRFMIDAQDLRNAGDYGQLNAVTAQQATEQITNAEQFLELAENVIGS
- a CDS encoding nucleotidyltransferase domain-containing protein — protein: MREILKVILPQLRQHFDKIYGERLFKMVLFGSQARGDAKFGSDIDVLVVLKGTVNPGEEIKRTSHVVAQLSLEHNEVISRLFIDEYRFTHYTSPLLRNIRREGIVF